From the genome of Clostridia bacterium, one region includes:
- a CDS encoding phospho-sugar mutase: MNYLNEYEKWKGYDFLDQELKEELVNITGDDKEIKERFIKLLEFGTAGLRGIIGAGTNRMNRFVVGLATQGLSNVIKNAGGEERGVVIAYDSRKNSDLFAKEAAKVFAANGIKVYLFDSLRPVPELSFAIRYLKTIAGVVITASHNPYQYNGYKAYWEDGSQLPPDEAKKVFENMEKISIFDVKRAELSNPLINIIGKEIDEAFYEEVLKLRIRKDVNKDIKIIYTPFHGAGNIPVREVLKRAGFNNVITVSEQEMPDPMFSTVKSPNPEDKEGFNIAMEYAKKHNANLILGTDPDCDRVGIVVLNKNGEFVCMTGNQVGVLLAHYILEGLKEQGKLPSDGAVIKSIVSTKMVNYICEDFNVKMVDILTGFKYIGEKIKEYEKTNEHTFLFGFEESYGYLSGTHARDKDGVNASMLIAEMAAYYNEKGMTLYDAMENLYEKYGYFKEHVVSKSFSGLEGMEKIKNIIYNLRNNTPEKIGEFKIVKTIDYLNGVDSLPKADVLRFELEDDTTIYIRASGTEPKIKGYIMVKADTNKESEEKVNFYKNQLDIILG; the protein is encoded by the coding sequence ATGAATTACTTAAACGAATATGAAAAATGGAAAGGCTATGACTTTCTTGACCAAGAACTTAAAGAAGAACTTGTTAATATTACCGGAGACGATAAGGAAATAAAAGAAAGATTTATAAAACTTTTAGAATTTGGTACAGCAGGTTTAAGAGGTATAATCGGCGCAGGAACAAACAGAATGAACAGATTTGTAGTCGGCCTTGCAACTCAGGGATTAAGTAATGTTATAAAAAATGCAGGTGGGGAAGAAAGAGGGGTTGTTATCGCATACGATTCCAGAAAAAACTCCGACCTTTTTGCCAAGGAAGCAGCAAAGGTATTTGCGGCAAACGGAATTAAAGTTTATCTTTTTGATAGTCTGCGCCCTGTTCCTGAACTTTCATTTGCAATAAGATATTTAAAAACTATTGCAGGAGTTGTTATCACTGCAAGTCATAACCCATATCAGTATAACGGATACAAAGCATACTGGGAAGACGGCTCACAACTTCCACCGGACGAGGCTAAAAAAGTATTTGAAAATATGGAAAAAATCTCTATATTTGATGTTAAGAGAGCAGAATTATCTAACCCTTTAATAAACATAATAGGCAAAGAAATTGACGAAGCCTTTTATGAAGAAGTTTTAAAATTAAGAATTAGAAAAGATGTTAATAAAGACATAAAAATAATATATACTCCTTTCCACGGAGCAGGTAACATACCTGTAAGAGAAGTATTAAAAAGAGCAGGGTTTAATAATGTTATTACAGTTTCTGAACAGGAAATGCCTGACCCTATGTTTTCTACTGTTAAATCGCCTAACCCTGAAGATAAAGAGGGCTTTAATATTGCGATGGAATATGCGAAAAAACATAATGCCAACCTAATTTTAGGAACTGACCCTGACTGCGACAGAGTGGGAATAGTTGTTCTTAATAAAAACGGTGAATTTGTATGTATGACAGGAAATCAGGTTGGTGTTTTACTTGCTCACTATATTTTAGAGGGCTTAAAAGAGCAAGGTAAGTTACCTTCTGACGGAGCAGTTATAAAATCTATTGTTTCTACCAAAATGGTAAATTATATCTGCGAAGATTTCAATGTTAAAATGGTGGATATTTTAACAGGCTTTAAATATATCGGCGAAAAAATTAAAGAATACGAAAAAACAAATGAGCATACTTTCCTATTCGGCTTTGAAGAAAGTTACGGATACTTAAGCGGAACACACGCAAGAGATAAAGACGGTGTTAACGCTTCTATGCTTATTGCTGAAATGGCTGCATACTACAATGAAAAAGGTATGACTCTTTATGATGCAATGGAAAATCTTTATGAAAAATACGGTTACTTTAAAGAACATGTTGTATCAAAATCTTTCTCAGGTTTAGAGGGAATGGAAAAAATTAAAAACATTATTTATAATCTAAGAAATAACACCCCTGAAAAAATCGGAGAATTTAAAATTGTAAAAACCATTGATTACTTAAACGGAGTTGACTCTCTTCCTAAAGCAGATGTATTAAGATTTGAACTTGAAGATGATACTACAATTTATATAAGAGCATCAGGAACAGAGCCTAAAATCAAAGGGTATATTATGGTTAAGGCTGATACAAATAAAGAGTCAGAAGAAAAAGTTAATTTCTATAAAAATCAATTAGACATAATACTTGGTTAA